CGAGAGGGATCCCATGATAGATTTTGAAAAGTCAGAAGAGgtgaatttggaatttttccCCACAAAGGACTTATCACCTAAGTGCGCATTTCCAGACCCACCAGGCTTTTCCCAACCCAGAGTATTGATGCCATGGGATGCTTCTTCAAATGAGTTCAAGCTATTGGAGGAATGAGGTTCTGCATATTATACAGATAATTAACGGAAAACAAAGTAAGAAAAGAATCATATGCTCATCCTATCATTCAACAAAAATTGTTAAAAGTGCAACATGCAAAACAAACAGAAGTAGACAAAAGGTAATTGTTTGAAATCATGAACACTATGAAagacaaaattttaaaaacagagTAAAACATCCGAGACAAACTACCATGATAAGGTAGGGGAGTTAAATTAGCTTCCAAACATTTCCACCTGAAAAAATTCCATAGACATATAACTGTGGGGAATGCATACCTTGGTTCATGAAATTCTTGTATAGAAATGAGCCCGATACATCAGTTTTCTTTGAGCAGAAACTTCCATCAAAGTCTCCCTGTTTACCCTGCTCCCACTCTGACAGTCCATTCCACAAGCCACCCCACTGTGCTGTATACTTTAAATCGGGCGGCCTTTGAGTGTAATCCTTGCGAGAGCAGCCATCCAACGGAGCAAAATGAGTGGTAGATAGCCAATCATAACTAGGTTGATCAGGAACCACCAAGGGACTATCCCCGTGAATTGTAGGTGACAAATAAGAGGGATAATATGGTTTGGCCTCAACAAAACTAGTTGCAACAGCATCCAAGGATTGACCATATGTAAATGCATTGGATGAAGCGGGTGTAATTGTGTTCAAAGCAGGCAAAGTTGTATTGGGTGGGTCAACAGTCTGCGAGCCTGCATATCTATACGCATTTGATGAAGGCAATGAATTGAACTCTGGGGTAGGATTGGCAAAGAAGTTGGACCCTGTAATGGGAGGGTGAGAAGGAAGCCAATTGTGCGAAGAAGAATTCAAGGGGGCAACATAAGGCGTCTCGGTCACATCCACAAGTGGGCTTGACATGGGTTTGGGCACAGACCGATCGACAGTAAAAGGTGGCGCTAAAGCCGACAAACTTGAAGGCGATGATGAATATGGATAAGGTCCTCCATTTCCATACGACCCAAATCCCGTCATTCTTATATTTTGGTTCTAACACAAAAATGAAGTAAATTGATCAAGACCCACTAAGAATTACATGAATTAAGAGCTTTTGAAATTACAATAAGagctaaaaaaattcaaaaacaggcCCGTTTACcacagaaattaaaaattaatgaagaaCGCAATATCAAACAACATAAAGATGATAGAATAACAATGAAATTATCTCAGGGAAAAATATGATGTTCTAAGAATTGCAAAGTGAGGACGACCGAACCGTCGGTTTTCAGCAATCGCCCAATTACGAAGAGAAAACAAGCAGGAACAAAGCAGAAAAGCTGCtgtaaaatttataaaacGGTAGCATCAAATATATCAATAGCTGTCTTGCTTAACTAAGCCCTACTGCTACAGCAATcagaaaaccaaaccaaacccagaTGATTATATGCAACAAAATCCTAAACAAATCTTGGGATTCTTCTAATTTCTATTTAGACCACATCAATCCGTTTGGAAATCGTAAGAAATCTGAGATTTTGCATCAATTGAAGAGAAATTCATACCACAACAGTGACgagtgaggagagagaggcagagcCAGTGGTGGTGACTGGTGGCAGTGTCCTCTGGGTCTTCACCGTCCAAGAGAAACAAGGAAAGAGAATTTGGGTGAACGTCACtctgttttttagttttggcCTTCGGTTTATGCCTATCTGCAAAGAAGCCCATGTAATTGTGCATAAATGATTTACCACCTCATGCTTTTTGACGTTTAGCTTTTCTTCCCcttttacatttttattttatttttggttttcccCTTTTACATTGtttcaattgaattatatGGGCAATGAAACACGTAATGGATATGTTACACACAACATCGAAGGGATGGATGGCCtgttctattttatttttccgaAAATGTGATATTATAAACTATTCTAGTTAATAAAGTGGTGATTCAAACTCGATATTATAAAGAGATGGATATTTCACATTGATTAAATACAGTGAGAAGAAGTAAGTAAACATGTAATAATTTACAAATTAagatatattaaaaatgtgtTGAAAAATCGTCAAGAACATGCACGTTTTTGGCCACATGCATATATGACATTCCAATGTAGTCAAGGTCTAAATTAGGTTTCTCGGCCAACCTATTTCTCTAATGTTGCTTTTATTATTagttcatatatatgtatatattatggGAAAGAATAGGTCCCACATAAATATCTTATGTTTTGTGGTTTTTctagcatgttttgttgaagttaaatatctttatttatatgttgcctagttaaaatgctaaaaGTTATGGGAAGtagagtttgagatttatatcagataaaatggcagcagagttctagatttaacaaaaattcagtttttcatcaGACCTTTTagaaatcttatattttcttaagccaccttgggtacccagttacagaaacaggttgccttcggatatgacgatgtccacggacatccagtttgccttcagttttgtcagtgcacttgacatttgcctcacgagtttcagGGACGTCcggaccgtgagagccaggaatgcagatcaggctgactacggtcccctgaatcctacCAGTTtacggctcgggttgactttgtgtcaccgagacctgccaggagaattgacggatatcaggaattgacggaattaaagaggtacacctaggtggtagttttaaattgattacagtgcttttatgcgagttttattgatcttgaatatgatttgcatatacgtatataaatatgtgaatacattgatttcagtacgaatataatgaagaggaaaattcagtttttgcataactgtttttacagtggggttaatatgttcatatgctattttctagacttttattttttgtccactcacatttttgaatgttttgggCCTCCAGgctgtagacgtgcacaggagtccaccaccgggccatttttCCGTCTTCTGCGCCTTTCTTTCGATATAGAagctttgttttgtaaaaggattaactcaTCTATAAACTCTtagtaattgctctgatatgttgccctagattgagaactgaactgttggaatgtatatttaAGTACTGGCAGTaggttgtataaatatatatgcttgttttgacatgtgtaattttggaattgaacaaattacaggagagactctgccgaattttcggtaggagtcaaggctaaattgaaaataagttgtaattagaagggcaaataggtcatttgtgccctacattcgccaagtgtagGACACGCACAGAGTctgactcgaattccaaagcggaatttagatcgggtcctgtcaatgcATGTATGACATTCCAATGTAGTCAAGGTCTAAATTAGGTTTCTCGGACAACCTATTTCTCTAATGTTGCTTTTATTATTAGTTCATAtgatattgaatattcattttatatatatatatatatatatatattatgggAAAGAATAGGTCCCACATAATATGTCGCGAGGTTATTGTgataaaaaaccaaacaagCAACAAGGAACATGGagtggttttgtttttttagttgAGGTTCACATAACATATGTAAAGTGGATATATCTAAATATAATTAAGCTTATAAAAAATTGTCATCTAATAGGCAGTCCCATGATCCCATTCCATCATTTAGGTTATTTATGtcaaattaatattataattcttCGCGTCTGCTTGCTTAATACATATTACATAATGCCTCTGTCTAGTTCTATCACtaatttactaaaaaaaaccaaatttaagaACAGCCCGGAAATCTCGGACAAacatctctctctgtctctgtatCTCAGGTAAAtcttattataaaaaaaaatatataaattaaaaaaattaaaaaaaaaaaaagaaggaagaaggaagagataaaccaaagaaaacaaagaatttcATAAATATAGATGTACACCATTTCAAGGACGCACGTAGTACAGCATCCTAAAAATTGAACACAGATATTGCAAATTAAGTAACCAAATTTAAGTTTAAAAGTACAGATAGAAAGAAGAGGCAGAGTCGGGAGTTGAGGCCGGGCGAGAAACTAAACGAAGAGTATTGATGAGACCATCAAAACGGGCGCTACGCCACCGCCGCGGTGGTGGCGGTAAGAGGTGCTCTGTCATCATCGAAAGCGCTGCTCTATATGCCTCTAACAGTTCTGCAACCACGCCTACCCTTATCATTCTCTTCAGATTCCTTTCCTCCTCCACACACCAATTCAAAGCAGAGAAAGGAGAGCTTGGCGTTGGTAGGTGGCTAGCTTGATAGAATTTACAAGACACTCTTCCCCTTCAAAGCGTTCTGCCTTGTTATATACGTACCTTTTCGTTGTTGTAACGTGTAGCCCCCattgaattcaaaattcacgctacataatatataatataagcaAGCTATGTCGCTAAGCTAGCCGGTGGCCTTTTTTTCAACTTTCTTTCTGGTATGTTCTATGATTACTCTTTGATTTTATGATAGAAATTACTATATGGGGAAGTTGATTAACTTGTTCAGCCCAACGGAACGGACTGTCACTGTGTGTGGGGTTTGGTCAGCTTACGCGTAAATAGTCATGATTAAAGTTGTTCAGCCCAACGTTTTGTTCGCCTTGTTATAagacttttgttttcttctgtgTAATCAAGTCTTCAAACTTTTTTGTTGGATCACGTGGCAACAACCCCTTCGACGATTTTGGGTGGATCGGCGTCGGCGATATACAAGTGGCTTGAAAGTTAAAAAGTCTCTTGTACATGCTATATTTTATGCTTGGCATGAAATCAGCAGGACAAAATGCCATGTGATCTGCTTTATCTACATGTTTGTTTGCAGTAAAGTGGTAGAGAAAATTATGTGTGTTGTCAAGCAGGTGTGCAATGCAAGTTGCAACCCACCCACAAATAGTTGGTACGTAACAGTGTATGGATGGAATATGATTGACTATTATCAAGCTGACCCCTGAAAATCAAACCAAAGAGATAACTAACTTGTCAAATCTTACCAAATAATACGAATTTAAAGAGAAAGACTGGCTGGGTATATAATATTAGACCAGCACCCAGTTTCTTTTGACTAATTATAATAGGAAATAGATGACAACAGACAATTCTCTTTAATTAACGTACCCCTCAAGTtaattttttagaaaattagatACAAATTCAAAAGTAGTAGGGTTTATTAGGAATAACCCTCGAGAAAGCCTCTCTCGGGATCAGGGTAACGAGTAGGATCTAGTGAAGACTTTCTTCCATGCTTTCAATTTTAAGCTTAGAGAGCGAACCCTGATCAGAGCTAAAGAAGAGTTTGCGTATCTTGAAGCTGATGAAATTGGAGGAGAGCTTGAGTCTGAGGGAGACTGCGATTCTAATTCTAAGGCAATGTCGTTGTCTTGGGGGTTCCAAAAACAGGCGTCCTTTCTCTTGCTCCTCACGGTTGCAAGCACATCGTATTTGTTGCATATTCCCCACACTGTCACCTTTTGTTGGTCGTAATCCACCTTCACCGAGTATATCCCTGTACATACGCATAAATATCATTTAGATATCTTGAGAttgattaataatttcaaactGACTTCCAATTCAAGTTTCAACCAGTCAGTTGAGTAAAAAACGAAAAGGTATTTTGCTGCTGCTTAATTCCCCAACTGTTATTGGACCAACCCAGACTGTAAGATAATGTACATGCACACACAGGCCCACAAAAGTTAATTGTCTACTTGCGGGCTGCATTTTTGTGAAGCGCCTGCGATCGGGCCTAGTCAAACTACCTAGCCAGAAGAACGAAGAAACGATTGCTGCTACAAAGTGTTACATAGAAGAAAGATACATGAAAATTACTCGTTTACCTTTGAGATGGGAGAGGGTCTTCTTGACTTTCTTCTCACATCCATGAGAATATAGAGGAACCATCATCTCCACATACTGCGCCTCTACATTTTTGCAAGCCTTAGCCAGAACAATTTGCATATCGGCCATGTTTAATCTAACCCTAATTGAACAACATCCAAATATGCATGCAATTAAGATGGCTGTCGTTCTTGCTTGGCGGCTTTAGATGTTCTGTTGTTGTATTGCAtggctttatatatattgtatggtttaatatattttgtaGACATTGCAGAAGAAAGTCGACTGAGCTAAGTAATCCGGAATTCCCTTACAAAAGAAGGCTAAGTATTATCCTCTAACATATCCATGGATATGGATGGCGGCTTTTTCAGTTGATTTGAGAAAGGATTAGTATTATGTCATATCCTAATTAAAGATACTTTGATTAGAGAAATCATGGTTTGTAAATTGCAAAGATGCATGTCGTGTGGATCACGAGTGAGATGAGTGGAAGGATGTGTCAGCAGCGCTGGCTTTATATTGTTGGATATTGTATGTATTCTCCCTTCCCTTTCATATGCATTGGACTTGTAGTTTCAGATTATGACTCCCATCCCATGTGGGCTGTTTCTGTTTTCCTTAACAAACAAGTTTGGCTTTCTAACGTTGGAACTTGGAACACTTTACTAGTTACTTAGCTTTGTCGTAACTTTAAATATAGAATATTATATACAAACTATGCGATCGTAATTCCATTGTGGTTGtcatcattatatataatgtCTGGGGTTTCTAGtttctacatatatatatatatatatatatatataatgcgcATTACGTAGTCAGGGCATCATGTCATCATTTTGCGCTCTCATTGGTGATGCCGCCAtgcacatgcatgcatgcatcatTTTAAATAAACCTGTTATTAAATTCATGCTAATTAAGGTTAATTAAGAACAAAAACGATCAAATAAATCTAGAACTATCTCTCAAGTAACTAGAATGCAGCAGACTAGACCATTGATGCGTTGAGAATAATCAAGAAACCAGATGTTTATGCTTTATTTCGGGTTTAAAAAAAGTAGgtgctttaattttgtcttcctTTTCTCTACATTGATGCTTTTATATCATCTCTGATCACTTCTTCTaacacttttgtttttaagtagtgtaatcatacaaaagaaaagaaaaaacaaagagtaaAGATGGCTTTTCTCTCTAACACTTTGGCCTCTGCTTACCCGACCTCACATTGTCTTCCCACTTTTGAGAAACAATTTGACATTGGCCATGACGGGTGTACCTGTTTTGTATATACGACAAAATAAGACAAATAGACAGCTCACCACCCATGCCACGTTACAGTTTTGGATAGTGGGTCCCAGCGGCCATGTTTGTGCTTGGCTTATTGATTCAGACAGATGACTCGGATTTCAAATACATTTGGACCCCACCATGTGAAACCCACACCAGCTCTGACTTCTCTCAGGGAATCTCGGGCGGCCCCAATCAGATTTTGTATCCTGTCCATTTATCCATCTATCTATATGACGTGTGACATAACACAAACCTAAACTTTGGGTTTGATTAATTAcctttttttggggggtaATCAAAGGAGGAGTTTCAATTTCCTGCCCATCAGGTTTGACTAAGTTTCATTAATTAGTGGATATATAAAAAGATTAGATCATCATAGATtacttttaaacaaaaaaatagagatTGTGTTTGTTTGATGCGACATTTAGCCTCCAACCAAAAATTCACTGGTGAGATTGACTGAATGTTCATGAACACCCTTTCTTCGTCGTCCCAATCCAATTCTTTTCGTACCCTCATGTTATTGCCTTATGGAATGTGATTCAACAGTATTATATGTGGACGTGGATCAACTtcgacttttttttataaaaaaataatcatatttttcacataGAGCGGATGAAAAGCTTCTAACTAGGTCGAGCCTTCTTCTCCTCTGTTAGTAATTAATCTGAAGGGCTAGAATATATTTACCACCAAGGAAACAAGAACATTCGACgtaccaaaaataatatattggTGGATCATCTCGAGTTATTAATTATGACTAGAATATTATATGTCATTAATCGATTCAAATTGGATGAATATTCCACTACTTGACACCATCCACCCAATTACTTGTCTAAAATTCTGGTCACGAGTGGAAGAACTCGCTACAAAAGAatgtataaaagaaaagaaaaacattttttatttataaatataaataatatactACACAAAAGTAACATAACAACATTTTAATAACTTGTTATTATGAAATATTTGATTGATCATCAAAGTTGGAAGTTGGTGAGTCATGAAATGCAACATGCATTTGGATTCTCATCACTGAACAGCTGAGGAGGTGGGATTCTCTCAATCACATACAGCGGCTGATAATAGTACTGCATCATTCTTTTCATACTTTCCTCATCCATACCACTATTTACGTAACTGCCGCTcatctcctccaccacctTGTTTTCCTCACCAcctttctcctcctccttgtttttactttcttctccaccatcaccaccgccctcttctttctttgcctCTTCTGCAGGTTTTTCCTctgcattttcttctttcttttcttctgatGGTTTTGCTTCTTCTGCTGCCTTGTCATCACCTTCCTtgttctcttctttcttctcggGTTCAGGCTCCGGTTGTGGGACGATTCGGGCTTGCTTCTTGGTTCGTCTGTACACATAATCTACTAGCTTGTCGCCGTCCATGGTTCCTGTCACCATCACCTTCCCGCTATTGTGATCAGTCACAGCACTTTGCACTCCTGccattaattaatcaagttgTTTAAATTAACCTCAACTAAATTGTATATCTAATGAGTTGTTTAATTGGATAGGCCCCAATTCTTGGAAACATAAAAACAGTTTTGTCCCTAAGCCATACTTATTTACAGCTCTACTGATGAATCTGAGAACATCTAGCTCTATCGGGACACGTCAGTTAGGGCCCAAAATTTGGTTGGTTATATGCTTAGTTGTAAAGATCAACGTGGCTACAAGAAAGCAGGGCAGGCAGACTCATAACATAATGCACCCTTTTCTGAAGTTCCTTTGCCACCAACTTTAATTTGCTATTTCTGAGACTGCTCAGTCACAATCAAATTTATCTCATCTTGCTCCTGAATCTGCTAATATGTTGACAGTAATTATTATGACATCATTATTAAGGCATAATGTGATAGGACATTTCCAACTACATGAAGAGTAAATTAGGTCCTTAACGTGACTAATTAGGTTTAAATTAAGTTGAGTACATGAATTGTAAATACCTCTGAGTTTGAGTATCTTTTTCTTAAGTTGCTCTGCGCAGGCCTCACAGTGCATGTTAACTTGGAGCTCCACAGTTACTAGTCCACTAACCTGAAGCAGTAAGAAGAATTCAGAAACCGCAAGTTATTACTGGCTCAGTGTTTCAACATACTTAATTTCAGTTTGTTTAATGTTTCTGATTAATTAAGGTTCTGCGCATGGACCTGTGAAGCAACAACTTCCGGCATGGGTTCACCCTCAGCAGCTGGTAATGGGGACAAGACTTTTGCTTTTCTCTTGGTTTTCTTCATGATTTTGTTGCACACTGCTTGAGGCTCCACTATTCCCTTTATGGTCACTTCATTTTTAAGCATATCTATCACAACCCCCTCCACGCCTGCATTCTCAAAAGAAACAGCGTTAGCAAAAATGCACACCAAATTACAGACATGCAAATGAAAGcgagagggagagaaaggaAAGACCTCTAAGTCGCATGATGGACCTCTCAATCTTCTTCGCGCATCCCACACAATGCAAGTCTACAAATAGCACAAAAGGAGATGGGGGTTTTGGCTCTTCCTTCTCCTCTGCCTTCTgttctttcttctcctctgTTTTCTGCTCTGCTTTCTCCTCTGGCTTAGCCTCTGCCTGAGCTTGTTCCTATCCAACGAAAACCAAGAAGAGCAAGCAATAAGCATTACAGCAAATGCATGGAATGGAATGAATGTTTCATAAGTAATTAAAGAAACAGGAAACATGCAAATACACACTAATTACCTGCTTAGCCTCTTCACCCATTTGTTATCTCACTGAATAAATTGAGTATCAAAATATATGATTTATCTGAAATTGCACAGAtaaatttaagagataatgataaaaaagagaaggggagAGGGCTAACACATGAAGAAGGGGCCTATTTTATATGCAGGGGAGGGGAGTGAGAGTATAATGGATGGATGGAGATGGACGGTTGGGTTATTAGAATATAAAGTGACTGTGTTATTCAAGAGCACATGCAGTGCCactaaattatacaaagaACCTGTTAATATAATAATGTTTCTTTCTGAATTCTTTTTCCAATCTCCAAGACTGAGGAGGTACAAAAAGAGGGAGATAACAGTGGAGCAGAGTTGGCAGATTTATAGAGAGAAGGGGAGGTGAATTAGATAGATTATGgataaataaatagattatTTGATGAAAAAGGATAATACATGCATCACCCACCGAGTGGTGGATTTTTCATGACTAGGCGGTGAAGTGTCAGACATCTGTAGCATCTGATGTGTACAACCTGGATACCTTGCTCCTGAAGGAACTTATTCTAGAAACCCTGTTGTGGTAAACCATCCATCATCGCTCTATGATCTTCTAGTCTTTTGCCACGTCAGTGATCATCATCATTTTATGTGATGATCACGCCTTAGTTACTTGAGGTgataaaaaaagtaaatatacTTTTGATCTGGGTTTTTGCTGTTCTGCATGTTTTCATACTGTACTTAGATAATGATGACCAACTTTCTTGGTGGTCCAGGTTAAATTAGCCATTAATTGTAGGTTTTGTGCCTTCCCTGGACTCTAaaagaatttaataaagttgcacGTAGAATTTACCATATTCCAATTTCCATGAATCATATATAACTCTCTTGAGTTGGGATGGAAGAAGCGTGGGGATGTGAAATTTGCATCCCAAGTTTTGCGAGTATATAAAAATCCAGGAGAAAGTAAAGTTGATCTCACATGGGTTGCTTCCTCCACTCCACATCACAAAGCTTAAGTCTCCCTTTTATCTTTCTGTTGCTGTTTTCACAGGTTATTGaaaaagctctctctctctctctctctcttggtgattaattaattagttccCACTTTAATTTCCTCACCAAAAGAGTGATGGTCTTTCTTTCACCATGCAGGTGCAGCTTACCTTTACCCATTTGCAGCAAATACATATAGGAGAGGAGGAGATTAAAATTTGTAAGTTTGGTGCAAATATTTATCCATTTTGGTTCATATGTCTCCTTGTgtcaaatcaaagccaaccatgcttTTGAAACTAAAGCTGAAAACTGATCGTCCTCctttgtttggtttgtttcCCAAGAGCCAAAGTTAATGCAGAAACTTTTTGAACAAAAAGATTTCTTCTTTCGTACCAATTCAGAAAGAGGGGGCCCAACTTACCATGGTGGTTACACGTGGGAGTGAGTCAGCAAAGGGACACCAACAGAAGCCCTAAGTTGAGAAGTTTGGTGAATGATCACAACCACTCAATTTGAAGGACCAACCAAATTTCACCAACCAACAACGTATCTTGTGCGGCCTCATGCTTAACTAAGGTTTAGCCAAAAAGATTATAATCAAGCCAGGGTGCGCTCCATGCAATGCATTGCATTGGTTGGGATGGGCGGTTAGAAGAATCTTGATGATTACTTAGCCTGGTTAGTAAAGTAATCATAATCAACCACCcaattatttttggatttgtttgttgCTAGTACTAAATACACATGATCTTCTGAATCATTTGATGATCCCGCaaacatataaatattacagcattattcaatattcaatattcCCGCAAACATATAAAGATTTCTCCAATTAAACAGAAAACTAGTCGTAtcattaagaaagaaaagaagaaaagaagtaTTAAGGCATTGAGTTTCACCTAAAGAGGCCGAAAGATAATCCAAGAATGGCTAGGCAATAGTTTATGTTATGAAGCAAGCATAGCATCATCATGGACTTTGCAATACTTTGTTAAGCCTGACCCATCTTTGTCTATCGGGTACATCCATATGGGCCCAAATATGAGGAAATGAAACATTCACTTTTAAATTACTCTTCTAGTAAACTTCCACCTGAAaattccattttattttacctttttttaatttatttatttgtgcaAACAAGGTCTAACCCAATGAAAATGAATATTGATTTGCAGATTAATAGTCTCAAGTTTAACTCCCATGACACTCCAGTAGTGTGCGTGCGAAAAAACCCCTCTCtttgtagtttagattattacttgtgttaaaaaagaaaaattatttatcCGTACCCAAGTGAATCATTGAACAAGAACGAATTCTTTACTTGTTTGAAACAATACATTCTCTTACACTACTTTATCAGCTTGACACTGCTTAGTACAATATAGCAGCACGCAACCAAACCATTAAGTTTTTCCAAAACGCTCCACACCAGTTGCTCTAAAATTTTACTGTTTAACTGCATGTTGGCGGCTCTCCAAATAAATCTCCACCAAGGCAACATGTAATGCTACCCAATTGGAAGGACATCCTCATCAAGAAAGAAGTAAGGGGAGTGTGGAGAAT
The Prunus dulcis chromosome 2, ALMONDv2, whole genome shotgun sequence DNA segment above includes these coding regions:
- the LOC117617172 gene encoding heavy metal-associated isoprenylated plant protein 36, coding for MADMQIVLAKACKNVEAQYVEMMVPLYSHGCEKKVKKTLSHLKGIYSVKVDYDQQKVTVWGICNKYDVLATVRSKRKDACFWNPQDNDIALELESQSPSDSSSPPISSASRYANSSLALIRVRSLSLKLKAWKKVFTRSYSLP
- the LOC117619313 gene encoding heavy metal-associated isoprenylated plant protein 9 — translated: MGEEAKQEQAQAEAKPEEKAEQKTEEKKEQKAEEKEEPKPPSPFVLFVDLHCVGCAKKIERSIMRLRGVEGVVIDMLKNEVTIKGIVEPQAVCNKIMKKTKRKAKVLSPLPAAEGEPMPEVVASQVSGLVTVELQVNMHCEACAEQLKKKILKLRGVQSAVTDHNSGKVMVTGTMDGDKLVDYVYRRTKKQARIVPQPEPEPEKKEENKEGDDKAAEEAKPSEEKKEENAEEKPAEEAKKEEGGGDGGEESKNKEEEKGGEENKVVEEMSGSYVNSGMDEESMKRMMQYYYQPLYVIERIPPPQLFSDENPNACCIS